One genomic window of Deinococcus betulae includes the following:
- a CDS encoding glutaminyl-peptide cyclotransferase, translated as MTAALTSQTTAPTLTPTVTARYAHDRAAFTQGLQYLGSGVYLESTGQVGQSGVRRVDLKSGKVLAQVATPLGSAFGEGVAVLGGAAYHLTWQDGVAFTFDAQTLKETGRYRYSGEGWGLTTDGKALIMSNGSAALTWRDPKTFQVRRTLQVTDQGQPVRNLNELEYVQGSIYANIWLTDRIARIDPQTGRVTAWLSVADLTREASTAATRSGRPLTFDDVPNGIAYVPERGTLLLTGKRWGLMFEVKVPGVKPETGLSGRAAPRK; from the coding sequence CTGACTGCCGCCCTGACCTCCCAGACCACGGCGCCCACCCTGACCCCCACCGTCACGGCGCGCTACGCCCATGACCGCGCCGCCTTTACCCAGGGGCTTCAGTACCTGGGAAGCGGCGTGTACCTGGAAAGCACCGGCCAAGTGGGCCAGTCCGGCGTGCGCCGGGTGGACCTGAAAAGCGGCAAGGTGCTGGCGCAGGTCGCCACCCCCCTGGGCAGCGCCTTTGGTGAGGGCGTGGCGGTGCTGGGCGGCGCGGCCTATCACCTGACCTGGCAAGACGGCGTGGCCTTTACCTTTGACGCGCAGACCCTGAAAGAAACCGGGCGTTACCGCTACAGCGGCGAGGGCTGGGGCCTGACCACCGACGGCAAGGCGCTGATTATGAGTAACGGCAGCGCCGCGCTGACCTGGCGTGACCCGAAGACCTTTCAGGTAAGGCGCACCCTTCAGGTCACTGACCAGGGCCAACCGGTGCGCAACCTGAACGAACTGGAATACGTTCAGGGCAGCATCTACGCCAACATCTGGCTGACCGACCGCATCGCCCGCATTGACCCCCAGACCGGGCGCGTGACTGCGTGGCTGAGCGTGGCCGACCTGACCCGCGAGGCCAGCACCGCCGCCACGCGCAGTGGCCGCCCGCTGACGTTTGACGATGTGCCCAACGGCATCGCCTACGTGCCCGAACGCGGCACCCTGCTCCTGACCGGCAAGCGCTGGGGGCTGATGTTTGAGGTCAAGGTGCCGGGCGTGAAACCGGAGACCGGACTCAGTGGCCGGGCGGCGCCCAGAAAATAG
- a CDS encoding alpha-glucosidase, whose protein sequence is MRRREAVLGLMGVLAAVGLLGYGRGVTAPPGPGSLEASAETVTLGALTVTTQGGWRVTRAGQEVWSAGPGAAFLYATDRPVTYTEARGMVRVREGRGQVCAAQRLSALRVTGPAQAQGTGTLTCPDGPTLPYTLLLCAEGEVLDVRVVVTGGARLTGLGAAGTLALRTRVTGGGEQFSTLNLRGRRLPVLVSEQGVGRGQQPLTWLANLTNNGAGGAWHSSYAPMPHLRLLDDQGSGQSIWSLDTLPGALDTRGGRWRLEMTGASLHLRLAAGNIRTLTRALTADTGRMAPLPAWTGQGALLGVQGGTARVREVYARVKAAGVPVAGLWLQDWVGRRTTSFGQQLWWNWELDAAHYPGWAELRRDLAADGVRVLGYVNPFLTDTGEKSNVRRHLYREAAERGFLLKQADGSVYDQLNTSFSAALVDLSSPQAYAWFKAVLRDAIAEAGLDGWMADFGESLPLDARPARGTATALHNAYPVLWARLNRELAAELGGDKLVFHRSAFTTSPGQAGAFWAGDQLVNWGADDGLRSALTGLLSGGLSGMTLNHADAGGYTTVTQVPINIRRSPEVLARWLEFSAFTPLLRTHEGNRPADNAQAYDPATLPALARAARLYAALAPYRAGLMAGAQRDGTPLMRPVWFEFPAEPFEAQPTSYLLGPDLLVAPALRPGQNETRVRLPAGSRWVHAWTGQVFAGGQMVRVPSPLGQPAVFVREDNPALLATLRAVN, encoded by the coding sequence GTGAGGCGCAGAGAGGCGGTGCTGGGTCTGATGGGCGTGCTGGCCGCCGTAGGCCTGCTGGGCTATGGGCGGGGCGTGACGGCGCCGCCGGGCCCTGGGTCACTGGAGGCTAGCGCTGAGACGGTCACTCTGGGCGCCTTGACCGTCACCACCCAGGGGGGCTGGCGGGTCACCCGCGCCGGGCAGGAGGTCTGGTCGGCCGGGCCGGGGGCCGCCTTCCTGTACGCCACCGACCGGCCCGTGACCTACACCGAGGCGCGCGGCATGGTGCGGGTACGCGAAGGCCGGGGCCAGGTGTGTGCGGCGCAGCGCCTGAGTGCTCTGCGCGTGACTGGGCCAGCCCAGGCGCAGGGCACTGGCACCCTGACCTGCCCGGATGGCCCTACCCTGCCGTACACGCTGCTCCTGTGCGCCGAGGGCGAGGTGCTAGACGTGCGCGTGGTGGTCACGGGCGGCGCCCGTCTGACCGGGCTGGGCGCGGCGGGGACCCTAGCCCTGCGTACCCGCGTGACGGGCGGCGGCGAGCAGTTCAGCACCCTGAATCTGCGGGGGCGGCGCCTGCCGGTGCTGGTCAGCGAGCAGGGCGTGGGGCGCGGGCAGCAGCCGCTGACTTGGCTGGCCAATCTGACGAACAACGGTGCGGGCGGCGCCTGGCACAGCAGTTACGCGCCCATGCCCCACCTGCGCCTGCTGGACGATCAGGGAAGCGGCCAGAGCATCTGGAGCCTGGACACCTTACCCGGCGCCCTGGACACGCGCGGCGGACGCTGGCGCCTGGAAATGACGGGCGCCTCGCTGCATTTGCGTCTGGCCGCAGGCAATATCCGTACCCTGACGCGCGCCCTGACCGCCGACACCGGCCGCATGGCCCCGCTGCCCGCCTGGACCGGCCAGGGTGCTTTGCTGGGGGTGCAGGGCGGAACGGCGCGCGTGCGCGAGGTTTACGCCCGTGTCAAGGCTGCCGGGGTACCCGTGGCGGGCCTGTGGCTGCAAGACTGGGTGGGACGGCGCACCACCAGCTTTGGCCAGCAGCTGTGGTGGAACTGGGAACTGGACGCCGCCCACTACCCCGGCTGGGCCGAGCTGCGCCGCGACCTCGCTGCCGACGGCGTGCGCGTGCTGGGCTACGTCAACCCCTTCCTGACCGACACGGGTGAGAAGTCGAACGTTCGCCGCCACCTGTACCGCGAGGCCGCCGAACGCGGTTTCCTGCTGAAACAGGCGGACGGCAGTGTCTATGACCAGCTCAACACCTCGTTCAGTGCGGCGCTCGTGGACCTGAGCAGTCCCCAGGCGTATGCCTGGTTCAAAGCGGTGCTGCGGGACGCCATTGCCGAGGCGGGGCTGGACGGCTGGATGGCCGACTTCGGCGAGAGTCTGCCGCTGGACGCCCGCCCGGCGCGCGGTACGGCCACGGCCCTGCACAACGCCTATCCGGTGCTGTGGGCGCGCCTGAACCGTGAACTGGCCGCCGAACTGGGCGGCGACAAGCTGGTGTTTCACCGCAGCGCCTTCACCACCTCGCCGGGGCAGGCCGGGGCCTTCTGGGCAGGCGACCAGCTGGTGAACTGGGGCGCAGACGATGGCCTGCGCTCGGCGCTGACGGGGCTGCTGTCAGGCGGCCTCAGCGGCATGACGCTCAATCACGCCGATGCAGGCGGCTACACCACGGTCACGCAGGTGCCCATCAACATTCGCCGCTCGCCGGAAGTGCTGGCGCGCTGGCTGGAGTTCAGTGCGTTCACGCCGCTGCTGCGCACCCATGAAGGCAACCGGCCTGCTGACAATGCCCAGGCGTACGACCCCGCCACTCTGCCGGCGCTGGCCCGGGCCGCGCGGCTGTACGCGGCGCTGGCCCCCTACCGCGCCGGGTTGATGGCCGGGGCGCAGAGGGACGGCACGCCCCTGATGCGCCCGGTCTGGTTCGAGTTCCCTGCCGAACCCTTTGAGGCGCAGCCCACCAGCTATCTGCTGGGGCCGGACCTGCTGGTGGCCCCAGCCCTGCGGCCCGGCCAGAATGAGACGCGAGTGCGTCTGCCGGCCGGGTCGCGCTGGGTGCATGCCTGGACCGGGCAGGTGTTTGCTGGCGGGCAGATGGTGCGGGTGCCTTCGCCGCTGGGGCAGCCCGCGGTATTTGTGCGTGAAGACAACCCAGCGCTGCTGGCCACCCTGCGCGCGGTGAATTAG